A window of Candidatus Methylomirabilota bacterium contains these coding sequences:
- a CDS encoding helix-turn-helix domain-containing protein, whose protein sequence is MSKKLTEKALATFETQRDVWQEVLDGVREIKAGGGKRTNVEPQSRVVRVRLKSGLSQAQFAAALGVSKRTLEQWEQGRREPSGAAQTLLKIAERHPEVLLEVAA, encoded by the coding sequence ATGAGTAAGAAGCTGACTGAAAAGGCGTTGGCGACATTCGAGACCCAGCGTGACGTGTGGCAGGAAGTTCTCGACGGCGTTCGAGAGATCAAAGCGGGGGGAGGCAAACGCACGAACGTGGAGCCGCAGTCACGGGTCGTTCGCGTGCGACTAAAAAGCGGGCTCTCTCAAGCACAATTTGCTGCAGCCCTTGGCGTTTCGAAGCGCACCCTGGAACAGTGGGAACAGGGTCGGCGCGAGCCATCCGGCGCGGCACAGACGCTGTTGAAGATCGCCGAGCGACATCCTGAGGTGCTGCTTGAAGTGGCG
- a CDS encoding type II toxin-antitoxin system RelE/ParE family toxin encodes MFTFIESSAFERARPAYLDDDEYAELQQFMMQNPEAGPIVSGSGGVRKLRWMRPGMGKSGGLRVIYFVRYAPDEFWMLTLYAKAKRDNIPAHILKELLEVFRNE; translated from the coding sequence ATGTTCACATTCATCGAATCGTCCGCATTCGAACGGGCTCGTCCCGCCTACCTGGATGACGATGAGTACGCTGAACTTCAGCAGTTCATGATGCAGAACCCCGAGGCCGGACCGATCGTTTCCGGCTCGGGCGGGGTTCGGAAACTACGGTGGATGCGGCCGGGAATGGGCAAAAGTGGCGGGCTACGAGTCATCTATTTCGTTCGTTATGCACCGGATGAATTCTGGATGCTGACACTCTACGCTAAGGCCAAGCGCGACAATATCCCCGCGCATATTCTGAAGGAGTTGTTGGAGGTATTCCGAAATGAGTAA